The following proteins come from a genomic window of Chryseobacterium glaciei:
- a CDS encoding glycosyltransferase family protein, with the protein MKILYAFQGTGNGHVARAQEIIPILKKYASVDTLISGHQSQLKADFDINYQHKGISLLYNKTGGLSYRKTFFENKFLEAVKTIRELELKQYDLIINDYEPLTGWASKLNKLPMIELSHQASMSFPETPKPKKKDFLGELILEYYVPSERKIGFHFENYHPHIKKPVIRHKIRNLNPDKKGYYLVYLPSFSDENIIKVLEQIPVEWKVFSKHSKIQSKVKNVEVFPIDEIQYLKSFENCEGILCNAGFETPAEALFMDKKLFVIPIHNQYEQECNACALDKMGIPNSKVLELNEIKDWVASDHHLKVDYPDDIEQILVNEVLIL; encoded by the coding sequence ATGAAGATTTTATATGCATTTCAGGGCACCGGAAACGGACATGTCGCAAGAGCGCAGGAAATTATTCCTATTCTTAAAAAATATGCTTCGGTTGATACTTTGATCAGCGGTCACCAATCGCAATTAAAGGCCGATTTCGACATTAACTATCAACATAAAGGCATTTCGCTGCTTTACAATAAAACCGGAGGATTATCCTATCGAAAAACGTTTTTTGAGAATAAATTTCTTGAAGCCGTAAAAACAATAAGAGAATTAGAGTTAAAACAGTATGATTTAATTATTAATGATTACGAACCTTTGACGGGTTGGGCTTCTAAATTAAATAAGCTTCCAATGATCGAATTAAGTCATCAAGCTTCTATGAGTTTTCCTGAAACTCCTAAGCCCAAAAAGAAAGATTTTCTAGGAGAATTAATTTTGGAATACTATGTTCCGAGTGAAAGGAAAATAGGTTTTCATTTTGAAAATTACCATCCTCACATTAAAAAGCCTGTTATCAGACATAAGATCAGAAATCTTAATCCCGATAAAAAAGGGTATTACTTGGTGTATTTGCCGAGTTTTTCTGATGAAAATATCATTAAAGTTTTAGAACAAATTCCTGTTGAATGGAAAGTGTTTTCTAAACACAGTAAAATTCAATCTAAAGTAAAAAATGTTGAAGTTTTCCCGATTGATGAAATTCAATATTTAAAGTCTTTCGAAAACTGTGAAGGAATTTTATGCAACGCCGGTTTCGAAACCCCTGCCGAAGCCCTTTTTATGGATAAAAAATTATTTGTGATCCCAATTCATAATCAGTACGAGCAGGAATGCAATGCTTGTGCGCTGGATAAAATGGGAATTCCGAACTCTAAAGTTTTAGAACTAAATGAAATAAAAGATTGGGTAGCTTCCGATCATCATTTGAAAGTTGACTACCCGGATGATATTGAACAAATTTTGGTTAATGAAGTTTTAATTCTTTAA
- a CDS encoding ferritin-like domain-containing protein → MNILKLLDKLSNDKFFTTESSRLETLTNISSIGKKAAVAAVPLGLGTLMATSAKAETTTTSGTYFKTPLTDALQLALTLEYLEDEYYAKGLGTAGLIPSADKVVFMQISKHETAHVAFLKSTLTSLGVTPGAKPTFDFTVGGNFSPFTDYNQFLILAQAFEDTGVRAYKGQAGNVMSNKAVLQAALQIHSVEARHASQVRRMRANKGWIELADGGNMPAATNAVYAGEGNTNQAGFNTANAFGAAAGSAAYDEVLSGSDATAIASLFIV, encoded by the coding sequence ATGAACATTCTTAAATTACTAGATAAGCTTTCTAACGATAAATTTTTCACTACAGAATCATCAAGATTAGAAACTCTTACGAATATATCTTCAATCGGTAAAAAAGCGGCAGTTGCTGCTGTACCATTAGGATTGGGAACTTTAATGGCAACTTCTGCGAAAGCGGAAACCACTACAACTTCAGGAACTTATTTTAAAACTCCGTTAACAGATGCTTTACAGCTGGCTTTAACGTTAGAATATCTTGAAGATGAATATTATGCAAAAGGTTTGGGTACTGCAGGTCTTATTCCGAGTGCGGATAAAGTTGTATTTATGCAGATCTCAAAACATGAAACGGCTCACGTTGCCTTTTTGAAAAGTACATTAACTTCTTTAGGCGTAACACCTGGAGCTAAACCGACTTTCGATTTTACTGTTGGTGGTAATTTTTCTCCATTTACAGATTATAATCAATTCCTTATTCTGGCTCAGGCTTTTGAAGATACCGGAGTTAGAGCATACAAAGGACAGGCTGGAAATGTGATGTCTAACAAAGCAGTTTTACAGGCAGCTTTACAGATCCATTCCGTTGAGGCAAGACACGCTTCTCAGGTGAGAAGAATGAGAGCTAATAAAGGCTGGATAGAATTGGCAGATGGTGGAAACATGCCTGCTGCAACCAATGCTGTATATGCAGGTGAAGGTAATACAAATCAAGCCGGATTCAATACGGCAAACGCTTTTGGCGCTGCTGCAGGTTCTGCTGCTTATGACGAAGTTTTAAGTGGTAGTGACGCAACGGCAATTGCATCTTTGTTTATTGTATAA
- a CDS encoding YebC/PmpR family DNA-binding transcriptional regulator translates to MGRAFEYRKASKMARWDKMAKTFSKIGKDIALAVKAGGPDVEANPALRRCIQNAKGANMPKDNVERAIKKASGADAENYEEITYEGYGQGGVAFFIECTTNNTTRTVANVRAIFNKFDGNLGKNGELAFIFDRKGIFSIDIAQIKMDWDDFEMEMIDGGAEDVEKDDEEVMITTAFEDFGSLSHKLDELKIEVKSAELQRIANNTKEVTEEQFKANMKMLDRFEEDDDVQNVYHNMEITEELMNSL, encoded by the coding sequence ATGGGAAGAGCGTTTGAATATAGAAAAGCTTCTAAAATGGCTCGTTGGGATAAAATGGCCAAGACTTTCTCTAAAATAGGTAAAGACATTGCATTAGCAGTGAAGGCCGGTGGTCCTGATGTTGAAGCAAATCCTGCATTGAGAAGATGTATCCAGAATGCGAAAGGTGCAAACATGCCAAAAGATAACGTTGAAAGAGCGATCAAAAAGGCAAGTGGTGCAGATGCAGAAAACTATGAAGAGATTACTTATGAAGGATATGGCCAAGGTGGCGTTGCTTTCTTCATAGAATGTACTACAAATAATACTACTAGAACCGTAGCTAACGTAAGAGCTATTTTCAATAAGTTTGACGGTAACTTGGGTAAAAATGGTGAATTAGCATTTATCTTCGACAGAAAAGGTATTTTCAGTATCGATATTGCTCAGATCAAAATGGATTGGGATGATTTCGAAATGGAAATGATCGACGGTGGAGCAGAAGACGTAGAAAAAGATGACGAAGAAGTAATGATCACGACCGCTTTTGAAGATTTCGGTTCTTTATCTCACAAATTAGATGAGCTTAAAATCGAAGTTAAAAGTGCAGAGCTTCAAAGAATCGCCAACAATACAAAAGAAGTTACAGAAGAGCAGTTCAAGGCGAACATGAAAATGCTTGACCGTTTTGAGGAAGATGATGACGTACAAAACGTTTATCACAACATGGAAATTACAGAAGAGTTGATGAACTCTCTATAA
- a CDS encoding T9SS type A sorting domain-containing protein: protein MNKKITVGFFCLMTASLFCKINAQTYQTLNVTSGYNADLVANGSGTASSSTTQSVDSPTNGYVFMSTDFMNGAGAMPTSGLPSSGLINSANTTGLSFQMAPYTSNNSLRLVNANDSGALNFGSTPKASKLFMLATTGSGSSIASIVVNFTDGSNQTFTNQSVKDWYGGTGFAIKGIGRASRVTDAIENNANDPRLYEIALSISSANQLKSISGVSVTKTSSTASFLCVFGFSYQVANTCIAPDSITVTNLTPNSATVSWTAVSGVSSYELYRSTSTVAPVSSTTPTDTGITTASKNITGLSPATSYNVWVRSNCGGGSVSDWSLVKASFTTPCTSVNAPYTENFNSTTSGTLPMCTSQQVINPGGNWSVDDATGLAGFSSNVVYVATTNANDANTWFYTNGVNLQAGTSYTFTFDYANYASPQSFKVAYGMSPINTSMTNVINDYANVNVTNYATGSFTITPSATGVYYLGFNVYTTAAMSGGFGIMMFDNISLTTSTLSTSENLLSENLQVYPNPTSDYLNIKGTKKVSGIKVLDVSGRVVLSSNKAEQKIDVSQLVKGAYILTVKNTDGTSSTHKFIKK from the coding sequence ATGAATAAAAAAATTACAGTAGGTTTCTTTTGTTTAATGACGGCTTCGTTATTTTGCAAAATTAACGCTCAAACTTATCAGACATTAAATGTAACAAGTGGTTACAATGCAGATCTTGTTGCAAACGGATCGGGTACAGCATCATCCAGCACTACTCAAAGTGTAGATTCACCAACCAATGGTTATGTGTTTATGTCTACAGATTTTATGAATGGGGCAGGAGCAATGCCAACTTCAGGATTACCGAGCTCAGGATTAATTAATTCTGCAAACACCACAGGTTTATCATTTCAAATGGCTCCATATACCTCAAATAACTCGTTGAGGTTGGTAAATGCAAATGATTCGGGAGCTTTAAATTTCGGGTCAACGCCTAAAGCTTCAAAATTATTTATGCTGGCAACAACAGGAAGCGGAAGTTCTATTGCAAGTATAGTTGTTAATTTTACAGATGGAAGTAACCAGACTTTCACCAATCAATCTGTAAAAGACTGGTACGGAGGTACAGGATTTGCAATAAAAGGTATTGGGCGCGCAAGTAGGGTTACAGACGCTATTGAAAATAATGCTAATGATCCTAGATTATATGAGATTGCATTATCTATTAGCTCTGCTAATCAATTGAAAAGTATATCAGGTGTTTCGGTAACAAAAACATCATCTACGGCAAGTTTTCTGTGTGTATTTGGATTTTCTTACCAAGTTGCAAATACCTGTATTGCGCCGGATTCTATAACGGTAACTAATTTAACTCCAAATTCTGCTACAGTTTCTTGGACAGCAGTTTCGGGAGTTTCATCGTATGAGTTATACAGAAGTACTTCAACGGTAGCTCCTGTAAGTTCTACTACACCAACAGATACAGGAATTACGACTGCTTCAAAAAATATTACAGGATTGTCTCCTGCTACATCATATAATGTATGGGTAAGATCAAACTGTGGAGGTGGAAGTGTGAGTGATTGGAGTCTTGTAAAAGCCAGTTTTACTACACCTTGTACGTCTGTAAATGCTCCATATACAGAGAATTTTAATTCTACAACATCTGGAACTCTTCCAATGTGTACTTCGCAGCAAGTTATTAATCCAGGCGGAAATTGGAGCGTTGATGATGCTACAGGATTAGCTGGATTTTCTTCCAATGTTGTTTACGTTGCTACAACTAATGCAAATGATGCAAATACTTGGTTCTATACCAATGGCGTTAATTTACAGGCAGGAACTTCTTATACTTTTACATTTGATTATGCTAATTATGCAAGTCCTCAGAGTTTTAAAGTTGCATACGGTATGTCGCCAATAAATACTTCGATGACTAATGTAATTAATGATTATGCCAACGTAAATGTAACTAATTATGCAACCGGATCTTTTACAATTACACCTTCAGCAACCGGTGTTTATTATCTAGGATTCAATGTATATACAACTGCTGCGATGAGTGGAGGTTTTGGAATTATGATGTTTGATAATATATCATTAACTACAAGTACTTTATCCACTTCAGAGAATTTGTTATCAGAGAATCTACAGGTTTATCCAAACCCGACAAGTGATTATTTAAATATAAAGGGAACTAAGAAAGTTTCAGGAATTAAAGTTTTGGATGTTTCAGGTAGAGTCGTTTTATCTTCAAATAAGGCAGAACAAAAAATTGACGTTTCTCAGTTGGTTAAAGGAGCTTATATCCTTACCGTGAAAAACACAGACGGAACCTCTTCAACTCATAAGTTTATTAAAAAATAA
- a CDS encoding UDP-2,3-diacylglucosamine diphosphatase, with translation MKRDIELVVISDVHLGTYGCKAKELLRYLNSIQPKTLVLNGDIIDIWQFKKSYFPKPHLKVIKKILSLATKNTDVYYITGNHDEMFRKFTDFQLGKLKVCNKICLDINQKKTWIFHGDVFDASVQHSKWIAKLGGKGYDLLIVINNVVNWFLEKMGKEKYSFSKKIKNNVKKAVKYIGDFELTASELAIDNHYDYVICGHIHQPQIREVVTKKGSCTYLNSGDWIENLSALEYNDNEWKIFYYDEHKHLLQDDEVEEIQEMDNTELLKIVTNFS, from the coding sequence ATGAAAAGAGATATTGAGTTAGTTGTTATTTCGGATGTTCATTTGGGAACTTATGGATGTAAGGCTAAAGAATTATTAAGATATCTGAACTCTATTCAGCCTAAAACTTTAGTTTTGAATGGTGATATTATCGATATCTGGCAATTCAAAAAGTCTTACTTCCCTAAACCTCATTTAAAGGTGATCAAGAAAATTCTTTCATTGGCCACCAAAAATACGGATGTGTACTACATCACAGGGAACCACGACGAGATGTTCCGCAAGTTTACCGATTTTCAATTGGGTAAGCTTAAAGTCTGCAATAAAATCTGTTTAGATATCAACCAAAAGAAAACATGGATCTTTCATGGAGATGTTTTCGATGCATCTGTTCAGCATTCCAAATGGATCGCAAAATTGGGAGGAAAAGGCTACGATTTGTTAATTGTAATCAATAATGTTGTAAATTGGTTCTTAGAGAAAATGGGCAAAGAGAAATATTCATTTTCAAAGAAGATAAAAAACAACGTTAAAAAAGCAGTGAAATACATCGGAGATTTTGAATTAACAGCTTCTGAACTGGCCATCGACAATCATTATGATTACGTTATTTGCGGTCATATTCACCAACCTCAAATCCGTGAAGTTGTAACTAAAAAAGGTTCTTGCACTTATCTTAATTCCGGAGATTGGATTGAAAACCTTTCTGCATTGGAGTACAACGATAACGAATGGAAGATTTTTTATTACGATGAGCACAAACATTTGCTGCAAGATGATGAAGTTGAAGAAATTCAGGAGATGGATAACACTGAGCTTTTAAAAATAGTAACCAATTTTTCTTAA
- a CDS encoding RDD family protein, whose protein sequence is MSQIAINTSQNVNINFNIASVGERMLAFIIDLLIKVAYAVIAFYVFFNFFDLGYLLNGLDQWSQMAIYIAITFPIYIYPVVLESLMEGQTPGKKLMKIRVVKIDGYQASFGDYLIRWMFRLIDTSFAGVVGLISMIVSKNNQRLGDIASGTAVISLKNSINISHTILENIKEDYIPSFPQVIALTDNDMRIIKDNYTKALRVDDRQIISKLSDKIKGILKLEVDATKMTERQFINVVIKDYNYYTGKDS, encoded by the coding sequence ATGTCTCAAATTGCGATTAATACTTCACAAAATGTAAATATTAATTTCAACATCGCCAGTGTTGGAGAAAGGATGCTTGCGTTTATCATCGATCTTCTGATTAAGGTTGCGTATGCAGTGATTGCTTTTTACGTATTTTTTAATTTTTTTGATCTTGGATATTTATTAAACGGGCTCGATCAATGGTCACAAATGGCGATTTACATTGCGATTACATTTCCTATTTACATTTATCCTGTTGTGTTGGAAAGTTTAATGGAAGGTCAAACTCCCGGAAAAAAATTAATGAAAATCCGTGTGGTAAAAATTGATGGTTATCAGGCAAGTTTTGGCGATTATTTAATTCGCTGGATGTTCAGGTTGATTGACACTTCTTTTGCAGGTGTTGTTGGTTTAATTTCTATGATCGTTTCTAAAAACAATCAACGTTTGGGAGATATTGCTTCGGGGACGGCCGTGATTTCATTAAAAAACAGCATTAATATTTCTCACACGATTTTAGAAAATATTAAAGAAGATTATATTCCGTCATTTCCGCAGGTTATCGCTTTGACTGACAATGACATGAGAATTATTAAAGACAATTACACAAAAGCTTTGAGAGTTGATGACAGACAGATTATCAGTAAACTTTCTGATAAAATAAAAGGGATTCTAAAGCTTGAAGTTGATGCGACAAAAATGACGGAAAGGCAGTTTATTAATGTTGTCATTAAAGATTATAATTATTATACGGGAAAGGATAGTTAA
- the smpB gene encoding SsrA-binding protein SmpB, which produces MKIEKTVNILNRRARFEYEFIEEMEAGMVLTGTEIKSLRSSKASITESFCQFINGELYIINMMIDEYKLGTFYNHKTKRERKLLLHKKELQKLEKKLKDAGNTIIPLKLYINDRGKAKVLIALGRGKKLFDKRESIKDRENKRNLDRILKKS; this is translated from the coding sequence ATGAAGATTGAAAAAACAGTCAATATATTAAACAGAAGAGCCAGATTCGAGTATGAATTTATCGAAGAAATGGAAGCCGGTATGGTTTTAACAGGTACTGAGATCAAATCTTTACGTTCTTCGAAAGCTTCTATAACAGAATCGTTCTGTCAGTTTATTAATGGGGAATTGTACATCATTAATATGATGATTGATGAATATAAATTGGGAACTTTTTATAATCACAAAACAAAAAGGGAACGGAAATTGCTGTTGCACAAAAAAGAATTGCAAAAGCTCGAAAAGAAGTTAAAAGATGCAGGTAACACGATTATACCTTTAAAATTATATATAAATGATAGAGGCAAAGCGAAGGTGTTGATTGCCTTGGGAAGAGGAAAAAAGCTTTTTGATAAAAGGGAGAGCATAAAAGATAGAGAAAACAAACGAAATCTGGACAGAATATTAAAGAAAAGTTAA
- a CDS encoding OmpA family protein, protein MKNLKLGISALALTVASTVFAQTTNNPWMIGVGAHAENHTAVRNNFSNTFSAKNLSKTMFNTNNFSITPPLSKLTVARNVAKGFVVDWQTTVGNVENKRFNMGKEFMLMTGLGLQVKAAGLLWNEESWFDPYLRVGANYLRHDYTALTFPRTDINGEWVSNGENGNENGKANFFTVSTGAGVNFWLTKNFGLGVQGDYVSTPGDKSTVANFWQASASLNFRFGNRDRDKDGILDKDDLCPDTPGLPEFQGCPDTDGDGVPDKDDQCPDVAGPVENNGCPWPDTDGDGVIDKDDACPTVAGPAENNGCPWPDTDGDGILDKDDACPTVPGLPEYNGCPKPKTKTAEEIATEVKNVYFDFNKATIKAESTTALDRAAQIIKKDGGNYLLEGQTDAKGAAAYNLKLSRERAAAVVAALDARGVDANSLKSVGVGATKATVDAKKSDAERQIDRKVVVTAVENDAEWNAIAKKDYADAPVKKAVAKKKGTAKKKVVAKKAPAKKKK, encoded by the coding sequence ATGAAAAATCTAAAATTAGGAATTTCAGCATTGGCACTTACTGTTGCTTCTACTGTGTTCGCTCAGACTACCAACAATCCGTGGATGATCGGAGTTGGTGCTCATGCGGAGAACCATACAGCAGTTAGAAACAATTTCAGTAATACGTTCTCTGCTAAAAATTTATCGAAGACTATGTTCAATACGAACAACTTCTCTATTACACCTCCACTATCTAAACTTACAGTTGCTAGAAACGTAGCTAAAGGTTTTGTAGTAGACTGGCAGACTACTGTTGGTAATGTTGAAAACAAAAGATTCAACATGGGTAAAGAGTTTATGCTAATGACAGGTCTTGGTTTACAAGTAAAGGCTGCAGGTCTTTTATGGAACGAAGAATCTTGGTTTGATCCATACTTAAGAGTTGGTGCTAACTACTTAAGACATGACTATACTGCTCTTACTTTCCCTAGAACTGATATTAATGGTGAGTGGGTATCTAATGGAGAAAACGGTAACGAAAACGGTAAAGCTAACTTCTTTACAGTTTCTACAGGTGCTGGTGTAAACTTCTGGTTGACTAAAAACTTCGGTTTAGGTGTTCAAGGAGATTACGTTTCAACTCCAGGTGATAAGTCTACAGTTGCTAACTTTTGGCAAGCTTCTGCTTCATTGAACTTCAGATTCGGAAACAGAGACAGAGATAAGGATGGTATCTTAGATAAAGACGATTTATGTCCAGATACACCAGGTTTACCAGAATTCCAAGGATGTCCTGATACTGACGGTGATGGAGTTCCAGATAAAGACGATCAATGTCCAGATGTTGCTGGTCCAGTTGAAAACAACGGTTGTCCTTGGCCAGATACTGACGGTGACGGTGTAATCGACAAAGATGATGCTTGTCCTACAGTTGCAGGTCCTGCTGAAAACAATGGTTGTCCTTGGCCAGATACTGACGGTGATGGTATCTTAGACAAAGATGATGCTTGTCCTACAGTTCCAGGTCTTCCAGAATACAACGGATGTCCTAAGCCTAAAACTAAAACGGCTGAAGAAATAGCGACTGAAGTTAAAAATGTTTACTTTGACTTTAATAAAGCTACAATCAAAGCTGAGTCTACAACTGCATTAGATAGAGCTGCTCAAATCATCAAGAAAGATGGAGGTAACTATTTATTAGAAGGTCAAACTGATGCTAAAGGTGCTGCTGCTTACAACTTGAAATTATCTAGAGAAAGAGCTGCTGCTGTAGTTGCTGCTTTAGATGCTAGAGGTGTAGATGCTAACTCTCTTAAATCGGTTGGTGTAGGTGCTACTAAAGCAACTGTTGACGCTAAGAAATCTGATGCTGAAAGACAAATCGACAGAAAAGTAGTTGTAACTGCTGTAGAAAATGACGCTGAGTGGAATGCAATCGCTAAGAAAGATTACGCTGACGCTCCAGTTAAGAAAGCAGTAGCTAAGAAAAAAGGTACAGCTAAGAAAAAAGTTGTAGCTAAGAAAGCTCCGGCTAAAAAGAAAAAATAA
- a CDS encoding GNAT family N-acetyltransferase, with translation MKFENNKSGNGGVLTLNNEIKEIGRLTYTIFPEDNKLIISFVLVHPEFEGRGMGKYLVEEAIKFSRENKWNVYPHCSYARAVMTRMSDVDDIFLKN, from the coding sequence ATGAAATTTGAAAACAATAAATCCGGAAACGGCGGAGTTCTTACATTAAATAACGAAATCAAGGAAATAGGAAGACTTACTTATACTATTTTCCCTGAAGATAATAAACTGATCATTTCTTTCGTTTTGGTTCATCCAGAATTTGAAGGAAGAGGAATGGGGAAATATTTGGTTGAGGAAGCCATCAAATTCTCAAGAGAAAATAAATGGAACGTTTATCCGCACTGTTCTTACGCAAGAGCTGTGATGACGAGAATGAGTGATGTTGATGATATTTTTTTAAAGAATTAA
- a CDS encoding M48 family metalloprotease: protein MKKIIVGVFLLGTIYSVNAQKISLGKAVDVVSKGSKALTFTNEDAIKLSKESVDYMDKNNAIAGPKDPYTVRLNKLFGKHKTQDGLNLNYKVYKVKDINAFACADGSVRVFSSLMDIMTDDELLAVIGHEIGHVKNQDTKDAIKSAYLKAAALDAASSASSSVATLNDSQVGKMANEFLDASHSKKQESEADTYSYDFMKANKYNVVGAYTAFKKLALLSEGSTQSGFQKMFNSHPDSEKRAQAIKKKAEKDGLWKDPGAVTLPTAKLTK, encoded by the coding sequence ATGAAAAAAATTATTGTTGGTGTATTTTTATTGGGCACAATTTATAGTGTCAATGCACAGAAAATTAGTCTTGGAAAAGCGGTGGATGTTGTGTCTAAAGGTTCGAAAGCACTTACTTTCACCAATGAGGATGCTATAAAATTATCAAAAGAATCGGTAGATTATATGGATAAGAATAATGCTATCGCCGGTCCTAAAGATCCTTATACAGTAAGATTGAACAAGCTTTTCGGGAAACATAAAACTCAGGATGGCCTTAATCTTAACTATAAAGTCTACAAAGTAAAAGATATTAATGCTTTTGCTTGTGCAGACGGAAGTGTACGTGTTTTCTCTTCTTTGATGGATATTATGACGGATGATGAATTGCTTGCAGTAATTGGTCATGAAATTGGTCACGTTAAAAATCAAGATACAAAAGATGCTATTAAATCTGCTTATTTAAAAGCTGCTGCGTTGGATGCGGCTTCATCGGCTTCATCTTCGGTGGCGACATTGAATGACAGCCAAGTTGGTAAAATGGCTAATGAATTTTTGGATGCTTCACACAGTAAAAAACAGGAATCGGAAGCTGATACTTATTCTTACGATTTCATGAAAGCTAATAAATATAATGTGGTAGGAGCTTATACTGCCTTCAAAAAATTAGCATTGCTTTCGGAGGGAAGTACTCAGTCTGGTTTTCAGAAAATGTTTAATTCTCACCCCGACAGCGAAAAAAGAGCTCAGGCTATTAAGAAAAAAGCAGAAAAAGACGGTTTGTGGAAAGATCCGGGAGCGGTTACTTTGCCAACAGCGAAACTTACGAAATAA
- a CDS encoding ABC-F family ATP-binding cassette domain-containing protein has product MLTVSNLSLQFGKRILFDDVNIMFTKGNCYGIIGANGAGKSTFLKILTGKQDPTTGHVSLEPGKRMSVLEQDHFAYDQYTVLETVLRGNTKLFEIKEEMDALYAKEDFSDEDGIKAGELGVVYDEMGGWNSESDAQTMLSNVGIKDGMHWQMMSELENQDKVKVLLAQALFGNPDVLILDEPTNDLDIETIAWLENFLADYENTVIVVSHDRHFLDTVCTNIGDLDYAKLNLYTGNYSFWYQASQLATRQRAQANKKAEEKKKELQDFIARFSSNVAKAKQATARKKMIDKLNIDDIKPSSRRYPAIIFEMEREAGDQILDVKGLEKTKDGELLFSNIDLNLKKGDKVAVLSKSSLAITEFFEILAGNAEADKGTVAWGVTTNQSHMPLDNTKFFQEDISLVDWLRQFTKNDEERHEEFMRGFLGRMLFSGDEALKSCKVLSGGEKMRCMFSRMMLQKANILLLDEPTNHLDLESITTLNNSLSNFKGNLLLSSHDHEMLSTVCNRIIELTPQGIIDREMTYDEYLGDKKIKELREKMYS; this is encoded by the coding sequence ATGTTAACAGTATCTAACTTATCTTTACAATTCGGGAAAAGAATTCTTTTTGATGATGTAAACATCATGTTTACCAAAGGAAACTGCTACGGAATCATCGGAGCAAATGGTGCAGGAAAGTCTACATTCCTTAAAATATTAACAGGAAAGCAGGATCCAACGACAGGACATGTATCTCTGGAACCAGGGAAAAGGATGTCAGTTTTGGAGCAGGATCACTTTGCATACGATCAATATACTGTTCTGGAAACTGTTTTAAGAGGAAATACAAAATTATTTGAAATAAAAGAAGAGATGGACGCTTTGTACGCCAAAGAAGATTTCTCTGATGAAGACGGTATCAAAGCAGGTGAGCTTGGTGTAGTGTATGATGAAATGGGTGGATGGAACTCTGAATCTGATGCACAAACGATGCTTTCTAACGTAGGTATCAAAGATGGTATGCATTGGCAGATGATGAGTGAACTTGAGAATCAGGACAAAGTAAAAGTTCTTCTAGCTCAGGCTCTTTTTGGAAATCCTGATGTATTGATCTTGGATGAACCTACGAATGATCTTGACATTGAAACAATTGCATGGTTGGAAAACTTCCTTGCAGACTACGAAAATACAGTAATTGTTGTATCTCACGACCGTCACTTCTTAGATACGGTTTGTACAAATATCGGGGATTTAGATTATGCTAAATTAAACCTTTATACAGGTAACTACTCTTTCTGGTATCAGGCTTCTCAACTGGCTACAAGACAAAGAGCTCAGGCTAACAAAAAAGCTGAAGAGAAGAAAAAAGAACTTCAGGACTTCATCGCAAGATTTAGTTCAAACGTTGCAAAAGCTAAACAGGCTACTGCAAGAAAGAAAATGATCGATAAATTAAACATCGATGATATTAAGCCTTCTTCAAGAAGATATCCGGCGATTATTTTCGAAATGGAAAGAGAAGCAGGAGATCAAATTTTAGATGTAAAAGGTCTTGAAAAAACGAAAGACGGAGAATTATTGTTCTCAAACATCGACTTAAACCTTAAAAAAGGAGATAAAGTTGCTGTACTTTCTAAAAGCTCTTTAGCCATCACAGAATTTTTCGAAATTCTAGCTGGTAATGCTGAAGCAGATAAAGGAACTGTTGCTTGGGGAGTTACAACAAACCAGTCTCACATGCCTTTAGATAACACTAAATTCTTCCAGGAAGATATCAGCTTGGTAGATTGGTTGAGACAATTCACGAAAAATGATGAAGAGCGTCACGAAGAATTCATGAGAGGATTCTTAGGTAGAATGTTATTTTCTGGTGATGAAGCTTTGAAATCTTGTAAAGTACTTTCAGGAGGTGAAAAAATGAGATGTATGTTCAGTAGAATGATGCTTCAGAAAGCAAATATCCTTTTACTTGACGAACCTACGAATCACTTAGACCTAGAAAGTATCACGACGTTGAATAACTCATTGTCTAACTTCAAAGGAAACCTTTTATTGTCATCTCATGACCACGAAATGCTTTCAACTGTCTGTAACAGAATTATCGAATTAACTCCTCAAGGAATTATCGATAGAGAAATGACTTACGACGAATATCTTGGTGATAAAAAGATCAAAGAATTAAGAGAGAAAATGTATTCTTAA